The Scyliorhinus canicula chromosome 11, sScyCan1.1, whole genome shotgun sequence genome contains a region encoding:
- the tmem209 gene encoding transmembrane protein 209 — protein sequence MSFYFRWRGCGAGEMNPVGNGAPGTALIDRTIQMRKEAQARKVMLVWGLLNVGLAGMIYMEMTGKLLSRFYNISYWPLWYIELVLITLFCLNALFDFWCYFRSAVVPANLVMTPQQQSLLGMMNSAILTTPQQKPDTTSTPNSSSPGIAQGQSVLSYSPQRPLGSCPKFSPSCITGFSPTMQTPSPPGSGSFPSPVMYSPGSSFNTGSPFNPVQNSCLYSNNAGSPECSSLRARYRSAPSVYSAPLTRDECVTDMKSLETFLRSEEEKHGRSQLGSPECASSSNSPTSFWNYSRTTGDYAQSLRKFQYQLASRSQAPSAHKDDTDLGSKLLAEEVWIRLNMNRQQLDLLDSWTANLRNWMNETILNRLVKEIDSVNTQLRRLGCLELQVGEASISSLRQAALVRAPQIPTLNIVVQYLDIASNQEYLVERIKELAHGGCMSSFRWNGGGEYKSRKWDTDLPTDSAIIMHMFCTYLDSRLPPHPKYPDGKTFTSQHFIQTPDKPDTTNEHLFCIHQSNINPPHYQLIYHGQLYNLPKDRSNMFHNILMFLYIIKTKESGMLGRVNLGLSGVNVLWIFGE from the exons ATGTCATTCTACTTCCGGTGGCGCGGCTGCGGAGCGGGAG AAATGAACCCAGTGGGGAAtggggcccctggcactgccctcattGACCGGACCATACAGATGAGGAAAGAAGCGCAAGCCAGGAAGGTTATGCTGGTCTGGGGCTTGCTCAACGTCGGACTCGCTGGGATGATCTATATGGAAAT GACAGGCAAATTGCTGAGCAGATTCTACAACATCAGCTACTGGCCCCTGTGGTATATCG AGCTTGTGCTGATCACCTTGTTTTGCCTGAATGCTTTATTTGATTTCTGGTGTTACTTCAGGAGCGCCGTGGTCCCAGCCAACTTAGTGATGACCCCGCAGCAGCAAAGCCTGCTGGGAATGATGAATTCAG CGATACTGACGACTCCACAGCAAAAGCCGGACACCACGTCCACCCCCAACAGCTCCTCACCGGGTATCGCACAGGGACAGAGCGTCTTGTCTTACAGCCCTCAACGCCCGCTTGGCTCCTGCCCCAAGTTCAGCCCCAGCTGTATAACAGGATTTAGCCCAACCATGCAGACACCTTCCCCACCGGGGAGCGGATCCTTCCCATCCCCTGTGATGTACTCTCCTGGCAGCAGCTTCAATACG GGCTCCCCCTTCAATCCCGTTCAGAATTCGTGTTTGTACAGTAACAATGCTGGGAGTCCAGAGTGCTCCAGCCTGAGAGCACGTTACCGATCTGCCCCTTCGGTATACAGTGCACCCCTCACACGAGATGAATGTGTGACCGATATGAAATCTCTGGAGACCTTCCTTCGCTCTGAAGAGGAGAAGCACGGCCGCAGTCAGCTGG GAAGCCCTGAATGTGCGTCCAGCAGCAACAGTCCTACCTCCTTTTGGAACTACAGTCGCACCACAGGAGATTACGCGCAGTCGCTGCGCAAGTTCCAGTACCAGCTAGCCAGTCGTTCCCAGGCCCCCTCAGCCCACAAAGATGACACTGATCTGGGCTCCAAACTGCTTGCGGAAGAG GTGTGGATCAGGCTGAATATGAATCGACAGCAGTTAGACCTCCTTGATTCCTGGACAGCAAACCTGCGCAAT TGGATGAACGAGACCATTTTGAATCGTTTGGTCAAAGAGATCGATAGTGTGAACACACAACTAAGGAGATTGGGGTGCCTCGAGCTGCAAGTGGGAG AGGCGAGTATCAGCAGCCTAAGGCAAGCGGCTCTCGTCCGAGCTCCTCAGATTCCAACACTGAATATCGTTGTCCAGTATTTGGACATCGCTTCAAACCAGGAGTACCTGGTGGAGAGGATCAAAG AGCTCGCCCACGGTGGTTGTATGAGCTCCTTCCGATGGAATGGAGGAGGAGAGTACAAGTCCAGGAAATGGGACACTGACCTTCCCACAGATTCTGCG attataATGCACATGTTCTGCACTTACCTTGACTCcaggctgcctccacacccgAAGTATCCTGATGGAAAAACATTCACCTCCCAACATTTCATTCAAACTCCGGATAAGCCAG ACACTACGAATGAGCATTTGTTCTGTATACACCAAAGCAACATCAACCCCCCACATTACCAGCTCATCTACCACGGGCAGCTCTATAATTTGCCAAAG GACAGGAGCAACATGTTCCACAACATCCTGATGTTTTTGTACATAATTAAAACAAAAGAGTCCGGAATGCTGGG GAGGGTGAATCTGGGCTTGTCTGGAGTGAATGTTCTGTGGATTTTTGGAGAATAA